In Streptomyces chartreusis, the following proteins share a genomic window:
- a CDS encoding PHP domain-containing protein: MDPVQALDRIAFLLERSLAPTYRVRAFRTAARVLAELPADEVRARAEAGTLESLRGVGPKTAKVVREALAGQVPGYLADLEEQPEAELPEGGPLWELLRGDCHLHSDWSDGGSPIEEMGRTAAGLGHEWAVLTDHSPRLTVARGLSADRLREQLDVVTELNSTWAPFRLLTGIECDILEDGSLDQEPELLERLDVVVVSVHSKLRMEARAMTRRMVTAVRDPHADVLGHCTGRLITGRGRPESEFDADEVFAACAESGTAVEINSRPERLDPPRRLLRRAVDAGVLFSVDTDAHAPGQLDWQRYGCARAEECGVPAERVLTTWTADELLEWTREK, from the coding sequence ATGGATCCCGTGCAGGCGCTGGACCGGATCGCCTTCCTGCTGGAGCGCTCCCTCGCGCCGACCTATCGCGTACGGGCCTTCCGTACGGCCGCCCGGGTGCTGGCGGAGCTGCCCGCGGACGAGGTGCGGGCGCGGGCCGAGGCCGGGACGCTGGAGTCGCTGCGGGGCGTCGGGCCGAAGACGGCGAAGGTGGTGCGCGAGGCACTGGCCGGACAGGTCCCCGGATACCTCGCGGACCTGGAGGAGCAGCCGGAGGCCGAGCTGCCCGAGGGCGGGCCGCTGTGGGAGCTGCTGCGCGGGGACTGCCATCTGCACTCCGACTGGTCGGACGGCGGCAGCCCGATCGAGGAGATGGGCCGCACGGCGGCCGGCCTCGGCCACGAGTGGGCGGTGCTGACCGACCACTCGCCCCGCTTGACCGTCGCCCGGGGTCTGTCGGCCGACCGGCTCCGCGAGCAGCTGGACGTGGTGACGGAGCTGAATTCGACCTGGGCGCCGTTCCGGCTGCTCACCGGCATCGAGTGCGACATCCTGGAGGACGGCTCCCTCGACCAGGAACCCGAGCTGCTGGAGCGGCTCGACGTGGTCGTGGTTTCGGTGCACTCCAAGCTGCGCATGGAGGCCCGCGCGATGACCCGCCGGATGGTCACCGCCGTACGCGATCCCCACGCCGACGTCCTCGGTCACTGCACCGGCCGCCTGATCACGGGGCGGGGCCGGCCGGAGTCGGAGTTCGACGCGGACGAGGTGTTCGCCGCCTGCGCGGAGTCCGGTACGGCCGTGGAGATCAACAGCCGGCCCGAGCGGCTCGACCCGCCCCGGCGGCTGCTGCGCCGGGCCGTGGACGCGGGCGTGCTGTTCTCCGTCGACACCGACGCGCACGCCCCGGGGCAGCTCGACTGGCAGCGGTACGGCTGTGCCCGCGCCGAGGAGTGCGGGGTGCCCGCCGAGCGGGTCCTGACCACCTGGACCGCGGACGAGCTGCTGGAGTGGACCCGCGAGAAGTGA
- a CDS encoding sodium:proton antiporter: MDVLPYLVAAWVFLIGCYGLATSRNLIHAVGCLSVCQCGTYVLLLAVGYRDDATAPVFSDLEPGSRPVVDPVVQALALTDVVVGATVTALLLALVIQVAKRHGTVDPDELSELRG, translated from the coding sequence ATGGACGTCCTGCCCTACCTCGTCGCCGCCTGGGTCTTCCTCATCGGCTGCTACGGCCTCGCCACCAGCCGCAATCTGATCCACGCCGTCGGCTGTCTGTCCGTGTGCCAGTGCGGCACCTATGTCCTGCTGCTGGCCGTCGGCTACCGCGACGACGCCACCGCGCCCGTCTTCTCCGACCTCGAACCGGGCTCCCGGCCCGTCGTCGACCCGGTCGTCCAGGCCCTTGCCCTGACCGACGTCGTCGTGGGCGCCACCGTCACCGCCCTGCTCCTCGCGCTCGTCATCCAGGTCGCCAAGCGGCACGGCACCGTCGACCCCGACGAACTCTCCGAGCTGCGCGGCTGA
- a CDS encoding MnhB domain-containing protein gives MNPRTRLWLVAVGLAGVAALLVAASLDLPHFGGDRHPYGDRAVHASLDRHTANAIASVNFDQRAFDTLGETTILFAAVVGCVVLLRQTRDEHRARPAPAAVAPPVRRYALLVLPVALLVGLYVIAHGQLSPGGGFQGGVVAATSLHLLYLGADYRALERIRTVGLFEVGDALAASAYLVTGLAGLIGGTAFLANTLLPYGTFNTLSSGGTVPLLNAAVGMEVACAVVVLLARFLDQAVEIEEGNGK, from the coding sequence GTGAACCCGCGCACCCGGCTGTGGCTCGTGGCCGTCGGCCTCGCGGGCGTCGCCGCGCTCCTCGTCGCGGCAAGCCTGGACCTGCCGCACTTCGGCGGCGACCGGCACCCGTACGGCGACCGCGCGGTGCACGCCTCCCTCGACCGGCACACCGCGAACGCCATCGCCTCCGTCAACTTCGACCAGCGCGCCTTCGACACCCTCGGCGAGACGACCATCCTCTTCGCGGCCGTCGTCGGCTGCGTGGTCCTGCTGCGGCAGACCCGCGACGAGCACCGCGCCCGGCCCGCACCCGCCGCCGTGGCCCCGCCCGTGCGCCGGTACGCCCTCCTCGTCCTGCCGGTCGCGCTGCTCGTCGGCCTGTACGTCATCGCGCACGGGCAGCTCAGCCCCGGCGGCGGCTTCCAGGGCGGCGTCGTCGCCGCGACCTCCCTGCACCTGCTCTACCTCGGCGCCGACTACCGCGCCCTGGAACGGATCCGCACGGTCGGCCTGTTCGAGGTCGGCGACGCCCTGGCGGCCTCGGCCTACCTGGTCACGGGCCTCGCGGGCCTCATCGGCGGGACGGCCTTCCTGGCCAACACCCTGCTGCCGTACGGCACGTTCAACACCCTGTCCTCGGGCGGCACCGTGCCGCTGCTGAACGCCGCCGTCGGCATGGAGGTCGCCTGTGCGGTCGTCGTGCTGCTCGCCCGCTTCCTGGACCAGGCCGTCGAGATCGAGGAGGGGAACGGGAAGTGA
- a CDS encoding VanZ family protein, whose protein sequence is MRVLTRLLAMLCAFVFMVAFAVVLAKLTLQPSPASEALTHTNLQPGSTLRAYLDQPELRDAVKQIGGNVLLGAPFGVLVPVIAPRTRGVLRVLLLTATVMLLVEFAQGALVTGRAFDVDDVILNTTGALIGYLLLGRRMSRMVHARKPRSS, encoded by the coding sequence CTGCGCGTTCTGACTCGCCTGCTGGCGATGCTGTGCGCCTTCGTCTTCATGGTGGCCTTCGCCGTCGTGCTGGCGAAGCTCACCCTTCAGCCGTCGCCCGCTTCGGAGGCGCTGACGCACACCAATCTCCAGCCGGGCAGCACGCTGCGGGCCTATCTCGACCAGCCCGAACTCCGGGACGCCGTCAAACAGATCGGCGGCAATGTGCTGCTGGGCGCGCCGTTCGGTGTCCTGGTCCCCGTGATCGCCCCGAGGACGCGCGGCGTCCTGCGGGTGCTGCTGCTGACGGCGACGGTGATGCTTCTCGTCGAGTTCGCGCAGGGCGCCCTGGTGACCGGGCGGGCCTTCGACGTCGACGACGTCATCCTCAACACGACCGGCGCGCTGATCGGCTACCTGCTGCTGGGCCGGCGGATGAGCCGCATGGTGCATGCCCGCAAGCCGCGCTCGTCCTAG
- a CDS encoding monovalent cation/H+ antiporter complex subunit F, producing the protein MNGWLLAAALVLGGGVGATLWGVATGPLRRRAVAQNLSTALACPGLLLLAQGHDRPAYVDLALILALLGPVGTLVFARLLADELAADPPRARGLTWATAGLGAAVVLALCAAAGPSRETVKLLVTGALLIGGNLVASRALSGGIAGVRGG; encoded by the coding sequence ATGAACGGCTGGCTGCTCGCGGCGGCCCTCGTGCTCGGCGGGGGAGTGGGCGCCACCCTCTGGGGCGTCGCCACCGGCCCGCTGCGCCGCCGAGCCGTGGCCCAGAACCTCTCGACCGCGCTGGCCTGCCCCGGCCTGCTGCTGCTCGCCCAGGGCCACGACCGCCCCGCGTACGTCGACCTCGCCCTGATCCTCGCCCTGCTCGGCCCGGTGGGCACCCTGGTCTTCGCCCGGCTGCTGGCCGACGAACTCGCCGCCGACCCACCGCGCGCCCGGGGCCTGACCTGGGCGACGGCGGGACTCGGCGCCGCGGTGGTGCTGGCGCTGTGCGCGGCGGCCGGACCGAGCCGGGAGACGGTGAAGCTCCTCGTCACGGGAGCGCTGCTGATCGGCGGGAACCTCGTAGCCTCCCGCGCGCTGTCCGGCGGCATCGCGGGGGTGCGCGGTGGCTGA
- a CDS encoding ROK family transcriptional regulator has translation MAGRNGRTVRDLRRGNRTAVLQRLYFDGPLSRFELGPATGLSSGSVSNVVAELIADGLVEEAGSVDSDGGRPRILLRVAPGSGHMIGVDVGETRVRIGLFDLTLTELARAERPLTRERYEVEGIVGHIRDGIAEVLAEAGIGPERLLGVGIGVPGIVEDTGDLGAVVHGQTIGWDAVPLEKLLRDGTQLPDDVPYFIDNGARTLGQAEMWFGGGRGARNAVVVLFGSGVGACLVTPEVEHGRAVEWGHLTVRVRGRRCRCGALGCLEAYAGAESLLDRWREQGGDVPEGADEETALTAMLAGAYPAEGREADPVAVAVLEETAEYVGAGLSDLINLFQPERILIGGWAGLQLGTRFLPAVRLHAASYSLRHPAHKVTIDLGRLGPDAVTVGAAILPLADFFAHGGRRAEPAPEAPSSSLPTAVAERVPH, from the coding sequence ATGGCGGGGCGTAATGGGCGCACGGTACGGGACCTCAGGCGGGGCAACCGTACCGCCGTACTTCAGCGCCTGTACTTCGACGGCCCGCTCAGCCGCTTCGAGCTCGGCCCGGCCACCGGACTCAGCTCCGGCTCCGTCAGCAACGTCGTCGCCGAGCTGATCGCCGACGGCCTGGTCGAGGAGGCCGGCAGCGTCGACTCCGACGGCGGCCGGCCCCGCATCCTGCTGCGCGTCGCCCCCGGCAGCGGCCACATGATCGGCGTCGACGTCGGCGAGACCCGGGTCCGGATCGGCCTGTTCGACCTGACCCTCACCGAACTCGCCCGCGCGGAACGGCCGTTGACGCGGGAGCGGTACGAGGTCGAGGGCATCGTCGGACACATCCGCGACGGCATCGCCGAGGTGCTCGCGGAGGCCGGCATCGGCCCCGAGCGGCTGCTCGGTGTCGGCATCGGCGTCCCCGGCATCGTCGAGGACACCGGCGACCTCGGCGCCGTGGTACACGGGCAGACCATCGGCTGGGACGCCGTACCGCTGGAGAAGCTCCTGCGCGACGGCACCCAGCTCCCCGACGACGTGCCGTACTTCATCGACAACGGCGCGCGGACCCTCGGCCAGGCCGAGATGTGGTTCGGCGGCGGGCGCGGCGCCCGCAACGCCGTCGTCGTGCTCTTCGGCTCCGGCGTCGGCGCCTGCCTGGTCACCCCCGAGGTGGAGCACGGGCGGGCCGTCGAGTGGGGGCATCTGACGGTACGGGTCAGGGGGCGCCGCTGCCGGTGCGGAGCCCTCGGCTGCCTGGAGGCCTACGCGGGCGCCGAGTCGCTGCTCGACCGCTGGCGCGAACAGGGCGGGGACGTGCCGGAGGGCGCCGACGAGGAGACCGCGCTGACGGCGATGCTGGCCGGCGCCTATCCGGCCGAGGGCCGGGAGGCCGACCCGGTGGCCGTAGCCGTGCTGGAGGAGACCGCCGAGTACGTGGGCGCGGGCCTCTCCGACCTGATCAACCTCTTCCAGCCCGAGCGGATCCTGATCGGCGGCTGGGCCGGTCTCCAGCTCGGCACCCGCTTCCTGCCCGCCGTACGCCTGCACGCGGCCTCCTACTCGCTGCGGCATCCCGCGCACAAGGTCACCATCGACCTCGGCAGGCTCGGCCCGGACGCGGTCACCGTCGGCGCCGCGATCCTGCCGCTCGCCGACTTCTTCGCCCACGGCGGGCGCCGCGCCGAGCCCGCTCCCGAGGCGCCCTCGTCGTCCCTGCCCACCGCGGTGGCGGAGCGCGTGCCGCACTGA
- a CDS encoding SDR family oxidoreductase — MSSEAARRIVVTGATGNVGTSVVRLLSEDPEVGSVLGLARRIPDWSPPKTDWAAVDLADGRGDLSDLFAGATAVIHLAWAFQPTHDPATTWRTNVLGGLHVFEAAAAARVPKLVHASSVGAYSPGPKDHAVDESWPTHGWPDAAYCREKAYLERVLDTFDRAHPRVRVVRMRPAFLFKRESASEQRRIFGGRFLPGPLARPELLPFLPDIPGLRVQALHTDDAATAYLLAVKSDVRGAFNLAADPPVDAALLGEMLGARPVRLPRTAARSAIAAAWGLHLLPASPHLFDAVLRLPLMNCTRARTELGWHPKRTAPEVLEEFFQGLQQGAGAATEPLRGRKVG; from the coding sequence GTGAGCAGTGAAGCGGCCCGCAGGATCGTGGTCACCGGCGCCACCGGCAATGTCGGTACCAGCGTGGTGCGACTCCTCTCGGAGGATCCGGAGGTCGGTTCCGTCCTGGGGCTGGCCCGCCGGATCCCCGACTGGTCACCGCCGAAGACCGACTGGGCGGCGGTCGACCTGGCCGACGGACGGGGCGATCTGTCGGACCTGTTCGCGGGCGCCACCGCCGTGATCCATCTGGCCTGGGCGTTCCAGCCCACGCACGATCCGGCGACCACCTGGCGGACCAATGTGCTGGGCGGCCTGCATGTGTTCGAGGCGGCGGCCGCGGCCAGGGTGCCGAAGCTGGTGCACGCGTCGTCGGTCGGCGCCTACTCCCCGGGTCCCAAGGACCACGCGGTGGACGAGTCCTGGCCTACGCACGGCTGGCCGGACGCCGCGTACTGCCGGGAGAAGGCCTATCTGGAACGGGTGCTGGACACCTTCGACCGCGCCCATCCCCGGGTCCGGGTGGTGCGGATGCGGCCGGCGTTCCTGTTCAAGCGGGAGTCGGCGAGCGAGCAGCGCCGCATCTTCGGCGGCCGTTTCCTGCCGGGCCCGCTGGCCCGCCCGGAGCTGCTGCCCTTCCTGCCCGACATCCCGGGACTGCGGGTGCAGGCCCTGCACACCGACGACGCGGCGACGGCGTATCTGCTGGCGGTGAAGTCCGACGTCCGGGGGGCGTTCAATCTCGCGGCCGACCCGCCGGTCGACGCCGCGCTGCTGGGCGAGATGCTCGGGGCTCGCCCAGTCCGGCTCCCACGCACGGCGGCACGGTCGGCGATCGCCGCCGCGTGGGGGCTGCATCTGCTGCCCGCCTCACCGCATCTGTTCGACGCGGTCCTCAGGCTGCCGCTGATGAACTGCACGCGCGCGCGTACCGAGCTGGGCTGGCATCCGAAGCGCACGGCGCCCGAGGTGCTGGAGGAGTTCTTCCAGGGCCTCCAGCAGGGCGCTGGCGCGGCCACCGAACCGCTGCGAGGCCGCAAGGTGGGCTGA
- a CDS encoding SDR family NAD(P)-dependent oxidoreductase, protein MSTAQHKIGSGFGANSTADEVLEGIDLTGKLAVVTGGYSGLGLETTRSLTKAGARVVVPARRRAAAEEALAGLEGVEVDELDLGDLKSVRGFAERFLASGRTIDFMIDNAGIMACPETRVGPGWEAQFATNHLGHFALVNRLWPAIEPGGARVVSVSSRGHHFSGIRWDDVHWRQGYDKWEAYGQAKTANVLFAVHLDRLAADRGVRAFALHPGGIITPLQRHLPKAEMVERGWIDEQGNVLNPEGFKSPQQGAATQVWAATSPQLDGMGGVYLEDCDIAEPAVDGGERSGVKAWATDPEQAARLWALSAELTGVDAFAA, encoded by the coding sequence ATGAGCACTGCACAGCACAAGATCGGCTCCGGCTTCGGGGCGAACAGCACCGCCGACGAGGTCCTCGAGGGCATCGACCTGACCGGGAAGCTCGCGGTCGTCACCGGCGGCTACTCCGGGCTCGGCCTGGAGACCACCCGGTCCCTCACCAAGGCCGGCGCACGGGTCGTCGTCCCGGCCCGCCGCCGGGCCGCCGCCGAGGAGGCGCTGGCCGGCCTCGAAGGCGTCGAGGTGGACGAACTGGACCTCGGCGACCTGAAGAGCGTGCGCGGCTTCGCCGAGCGGTTCCTCGCCTCCGGCCGCACCATCGACTTCATGATCGACAACGCCGGGATCATGGCCTGCCCGGAGACCCGCGTGGGGCCGGGCTGGGAGGCGCAGTTCGCGACCAACCACCTCGGTCACTTCGCACTGGTCAACCGCCTGTGGCCGGCGATCGAGCCGGGCGGCGCCCGCGTGGTGTCCGTGTCGTCGCGCGGCCACCACTTCTCCGGCATCCGCTGGGACGACGTGCACTGGCGGCAGGGCTACGACAAGTGGGAGGCCTACGGCCAGGCCAAGACCGCGAACGTCCTGTTCGCCGTCCACCTGGACCGGCTGGCGGCGGACCGGGGCGTGCGGGCCTTCGCGCTGCACCCCGGCGGCATCATCACCCCGCTGCAGCGCCACCTCCCGAAGGCGGAGATGGTGGAGCGCGGCTGGATCGACGAGCAGGGCAACGTACTGAACCCCGAGGGCTTCAAGAGCCCCCAGCAGGGCGCGGCCACGCAGGTGTGGGCGGCGACGTCCCCGCAGCTGGACGGCATGGGCGGGGTCTACCTGGAGGACTGCGACATCGCCGAACCCGCCGTCGACGGCGGGGAGCGCAGCGGCGTCAAGGCTTGGGCGACCGACCCGGAGCAGGCGGCACGCCTGTGGGCGCTGTCGGCGGAGCTGACGGGCGTGGACGCGTTCGCCGCGTAG
- a CDS encoding ricin-type beta-trefoil lectin domain protein, giving the protein MASPRLLRNVLLAALSGVLVASAAIGPAQAEPPEVAAAAVTFSDNFDGPAGAAVDSSKWQIETGDNVNNHERQYYTSGNKNAALDGQGHLVITARRENPSNYQCWYGTCQYTSARLNTSGKFTAQYGHVEARMKVPRGQGMWPAFWMLGTPVNWPDSGEIDIMENVGFEPSTVHGTIHGPGYSGSGGIGAGYSLPNGQAFADAFHTFAVDWAPDSITWSVDGNVYQRRTPADLGGKQWVFNKPYFLILNLAVGGYWPGDPDGSTVFPQQLVVDHVSVTTGDSANGGAIRGLGGKCVDVAGASSANGTPVQLYDCNGTGAQQWTAASDGTLRALGKCLDATGNGTADGTTVQLWDCTGGPNQRWTVSAARDIVNPQANKCLDVTGNNSANGTRLQLWTCTGAGNQKWTVG; this is encoded by the coding sequence ATGGCCTCCCCACGCCTGCTCCGCAACGTTCTACTGGCCGCGCTGTCCGGCGTACTGGTCGCATCGGCCGCGATCGGGCCCGCCCAGGCGGAACCACCCGAAGTCGCGGCAGCCGCCGTGACGTTCTCCGACAACTTCGACGGGCCCGCGGGTGCCGCGGTCGACTCGTCGAAGTGGCAGATCGAGACCGGCGACAACGTCAACAACCACGAGCGGCAGTACTACACGTCCGGCAACAAGAACGCGGCACTGGACGGCCAGGGCCATCTGGTGATCACGGCCCGGCGCGAGAACCCCTCCAACTACCAGTGCTGGTACGGCACTTGCCAGTACACCTCGGCCCGGCTGAACACCTCCGGGAAGTTCACCGCGCAGTACGGGCACGTCGAGGCCCGGATGAAGGTGCCGCGGGGGCAGGGCATGTGGCCCGCGTTCTGGATGCTCGGCACACCGGTGAACTGGCCGGACTCGGGCGAGATCGACATCATGGAGAACGTCGGCTTCGAGCCCTCGACCGTGCACGGCACCATCCACGGCCCCGGCTACTCCGGGTCGGGCGGCATAGGCGCCGGCTACTCGCTGCCGAACGGCCAGGCCTTCGCCGACGCCTTCCACACCTTCGCCGTGGACTGGGCGCCCGACTCCATCACCTGGTCCGTGGACGGCAACGTCTACCAGCGGCGCACGCCGGCCGACCTGGGCGGCAAGCAGTGGGTCTTCAACAAGCCGTACTTCCTGATCCTGAACCTCGCGGTGGGCGGCTACTGGCCCGGCGACCCGGACGGCTCCACGGTGTTCCCGCAGCAGCTCGTCGTGGACCACGTCTCGGTGACGACCGGTGACAGCGCGAACGGCGGCGCGATCAGGGGGCTCGGCGGCAAGTGCGTCGACGTGGCGGGCGCGAGCTCCGCGAACGGCACACCCGTGCAGCTCTACGACTGCAACGGCACCGGGGCCCAGCAGTGGACCGCCGCCTCGGACGGCACGCTCCGCGCGCTCGGCAAGTGCCTGGACGCCACCGGCAACGGCACGGCGGACGGCACGACGGTCCAGCTGTGGGACTGCACCGGCGGACCGAATCAGAGATGGACCGTCTCGGCGGCGCGCGACATCGTCAATCCACAGGCGAACAAGTGCCTCGACGTGACCGGGAACAACTCGGCCAACGGCACCCGGCTCCAGCTGTGGACCTGCACCGGCGCCGGCAACCAGAAGTGGACGGTCGGGTGA
- a CDS encoding Na(+)/H(+) antiporter subunit B: protein MADALIVVALLLVAGCATVAVMVRDPVRQALVLAVLGVALAVLFTVLQAPDVALSQLAVGGALTPLLLLLSVRKVKRRKGHER, encoded by the coding sequence GTGGCTGACGCGCTGATCGTCGTCGCGCTGCTGCTGGTGGCCGGCTGCGCGACCGTGGCCGTAATGGTCCGCGACCCCGTCCGCCAGGCCCTCGTGCTGGCCGTCCTCGGTGTCGCGCTCGCCGTGCTGTTCACGGTGCTCCAGGCGCCCGACGTCGCCCTGTCGCAGCTGGCCGTCGGCGGCGCCCTCACCCCGCTGTTGCTGCTCCTGTCCGTCCGCAAGGTCAAACGGCGCAAAGGACACGAGCGGTGA
- a CDS encoding sulfite exporter TauE/SafE family protein yields MDAAHIGELLAVLGAGAAAGAVNAAVGSGTLITFPVLLATGLPPVTATVSNALGLIPGSISGAIGYRRELRGQRRRVLKWGAGALLGGLTGATLLLALPASAFERIVPVLVGLALVLVALQPLISRRLRDRRARTGRSARPDGGPLLLVGLTLASVYGGYFSAAQGIIYVALMGMLLDDELQRLTAVKNVLVAVVNSVAALFFLVVADFDWTAVALLAVGSAAGGHFGATVGRRLRPAVLRTFIVVVGTGAIVQLVLR; encoded by the coding sequence ATGGACGCCGCACACATCGGCGAGCTGCTCGCCGTCCTGGGCGCCGGCGCAGCCGCCGGTGCCGTCAACGCCGCCGTCGGGTCGGGCACGCTCATCACGTTCCCGGTGCTGCTCGCGACCGGCCTGCCGCCCGTCACCGCCACGGTCTCCAACGCGCTCGGCCTGATCCCCGGCTCGATCAGCGGAGCCATCGGGTACCGGCGCGAACTGCGCGGCCAGCGCCGACGCGTCCTGAAATGGGGCGCCGGCGCCCTGCTCGGCGGGCTCACCGGCGCGACGCTGCTGCTGGCCCTGCCCGCCTCGGCGTTCGAACGGATCGTGCCGGTCCTGGTCGGACTCGCCCTCGTACTGGTCGCCCTCCAGCCACTGATCAGCAGGAGACTCCGCGACCGCCGGGCCCGCACGGGACGGTCCGCCCGCCCCGACGGTGGCCCCCTGCTGCTCGTCGGTCTGACCCTGGCCAGCGTCTACGGCGGCTACTTCTCGGCCGCCCAGGGCATCATCTACGTCGCCCTGATGGGCATGCTCCTCGACGACGAACTGCAACGCCTCACCGCCGTCAAGAACGTACTGGTCGCCGTCGTCAACTCCGTCGCCGCGCTGTTCTTCCTCGTCGTCGCCGACTTCGACTGGACGGCCGTGGCCCTCCTCGCCGTCGGGTCCGCGGCCGGCGGCCACTTCGGAGCCACCGTGGGCCGCCGGCTGCGTCCCGCCGTACTGCGCACGTTCATCGTCGTGGTCGGCACGGGCGCGATAGTCCAGCTGGTGCTGCGCTAG